One region of Syntrophobacter fumaroxidans MPOB genomic DNA includes:
- a CDS encoding sigma-70 family RNA polymerase sigma factor codes for MKVYASEKCLPIEYYFKRKELRGEFDLIDDQVLDERLKRANLGLEEDRDMEGPEAEDILEAAAEREEEDEDLLPEGVTAAGEDFEEDHVTCYLKEVSSYPLLTQERETELAQVIREGQEELVRMVCECSTEDRLAADLHQKVQKLLDSEKSFPGVRDKILKVIVRTFERGTMDYPGNARYREMLVRSRAIMLAIDSAKQEMVKANLRLVLSIAKRYRGRGMSFDDLIQEGNLGLLKAVGRFDHTKGNRFSTYATWWVRQSIIRGIYDKTRTIRLPVHFIELKNLFFKVFYELLKELGREPSPQEIAERAKLPLDKVQMVLTLAAQPISLETPIGEDEQRLGDFIEDERAASPMEECSDRELAEITRSLLSSLQPREEKILRLRFGIDGQPAETLEKIGKTFKVSKERIRQIEKKALRKLRNPNRQSCLKTFME; via the coding sequence ATGAAAGTTTACGCATCTGAAAAATGCCTTCCTATCGAGTATTACTTCAAGCGGAAGGAGCTTCGAGGGGAATTTGACCTCATCGATGACCAGGTGCTGGACGAGAGGCTCAAGAGGGCGAACCTCGGCCTCGAGGAAGACAGGGATATGGAGGGACCGGAAGCGGAGGATATCCTTGAGGCCGCAGCCGAACGGGAGGAAGAGGACGAGGATCTCCTCCCGGAAGGTGTGACGGCGGCGGGCGAGGATTTCGAGGAAGATCACGTCACGTGCTATCTGAAGGAAGTTTCCAGCTACCCGCTGCTGACTCAGGAGAGGGAAACCGAGCTTGCCCAGGTGATCAGGGAAGGCCAGGAAGAGTTGGTGCGGATGGTGTGCGAGTGTTCCACCGAGGACAGGCTGGCCGCGGATCTGCACCAGAAAGTCCAAAAACTGCTGGACAGCGAGAAGAGCTTTCCCGGGGTGCGGGACAAGATCCTGAAAGTGATCGTGCGCACTTTCGAACGCGGCACCATGGACTATCCGGGAAACGCGCGGTACCGGGAAATGCTCGTCCGAAGCAGGGCGATCATGCTGGCCATCGACAGCGCCAAGCAGGAAATGGTGAAAGCCAACCTGCGGCTTGTCTTGAGTATCGCGAAGCGCTACCGGGGCCGCGGCATGAGCTTTGACGACCTGATCCAGGAAGGAAACCTCGGGCTGTTGAAAGCGGTCGGCAGATTCGATCACACCAAGGGAAACCGCTTCAGCACCTATGCCACGTGGTGGGTCAGGCAGAGCATCATCAGGGGGATCTACGACAAGACGCGAACCATTCGCTTGCCGGTGCATTTCATTGAGTTGAAGAACCTCTTTTTCAAAGTGTTCTACGAGCTCTTGAAAGAGCTCGGAAGGGAGCCCTCGCCCCAGGAAATCGCCGAACGGGCCAAACTGCCTCTTGACAAGGTGCAGATGGTTCTCACGCTCGCCGCTCAGCCCATTTCGCTCGAAACGCCGATCGGGGAGGACGAACAGCGCTTGGGTGATTTCATCGAGGATGAGCGGGCCGCGTCGCCGATGGAGGAATGTTCGGACCGGGAGCTGGCTGAAATAACCCGTTCCCTGCTGTCCAGCCTGCAGCCTCGCGAAGAAAAGATCCTGCGGCTGCGCTTCGGCATCGACGGACAGCCGGCGGAGACCCTGGAAAAAATCGGAAAGACTTTCAAGGTGTCCAAGGAGCGCATACGACAGATCGAGAAAAAGGCGCTTCGAAAGCTCCGCAATCCGAATCGCCAGAGCTGTCTCAAGACGTTCATGGAATAG
- a CDS encoding GTPase has translation MPANLPPPYFEAEKRYREARTAEEKIEALEEMLTIMPKHKGTDKLRADLRRRIAKTKTEAQQKKGSSKRDASYSIEREGAAQVVLAGAPNTGKSSLLGALSNAKPEVADFPHSTWKPTPGMVPYENIQFQMVDTPPITREYMDPWMADLLRRADILAILLDLHADPLQQLEDTLAVFRGLRIYPKGEAIPADLKKSPFVKKCLLVLNKMDDDKGEADYTAFLELSETRLPCVGVSVLAGRNFHVLLKELYSISEIIRVYTKVPGKEPDFTAPFVLPERSPLEELAEKIHKDFVDQLKFAKVWGKTVFDGQMVQKDHILQDGDIVEMHI, from the coding sequence ATGCCCGCGAATCTGCCCCCTCCCTACTTTGAAGCCGAGAAACGCTACCGCGAGGCCAGGACTGCGGAGGAAAAGATCGAAGCCCTGGAAGAGATGCTCACGATCATGCCCAAGCACAAGGGAACCGACAAGCTGCGGGCGGATCTGAGGCGGCGCATCGCCAAAACGAAGACGGAAGCTCAACAAAAGAAAGGATCGTCGAAACGGGATGCGTCCTACTCCATCGAGCGGGAAGGCGCCGCACAGGTCGTGCTCGCGGGCGCGCCCAACACGGGCAAGTCTTCGCTCCTGGGGGCCCTGAGCAATGCGAAGCCGGAGGTGGCGGACTTTCCTCATTCCACGTGGAAACCCACACCGGGCATGGTTCCGTATGAGAACATCCAATTTCAGATGGTCGACACTCCGCCCATCACCCGGGAATACATGGACCCCTGGATGGCCGATCTCCTGCGCCGCGCGGATATCCTGGCAATATTGCTGGACCTCCACGCCGATCCCTTGCAGCAACTTGAGGACACGCTCGCCGTTTTCCGGGGTCTGAGAATCTACCCGAAAGGGGAAGCCATACCGGCAGACCTGAAAAAAAGTCCCTTCGTCAAGAAATGCCTGCTGGTTCTTAACAAGATGGATGACGACAAAGGCGAAGCGGACTACACGGCCTTTCTGGAGCTCTCAGAAACCCGCCTTCCCTGCGTGGGAGTGTCTGTCCTGGCCGGGCGCAATTTCCACGTTCTGTTGAAAGAACTTTATAGCATTTCCGAAATCATTCGTGTATATACCAAGGTTCCCGGAAAGGAGCCCGACTTCACGGCTCCTTTTGTGCTTCCCGAACGCAGTCCTCTCGAGGAACTGGCGGAGAAGATTCACAAGGATTTCGTGGACCAGCTGAAGTTCGCCAAGGTTTGGGGGAAAACCGTGTTTGACGGGCAGATGGTTCAGAAGGATCACATTCTGCAGGATGGAGATATCGTGGAAATGCATATTTAA
- the alaS gene encoding alanine--tRNA ligase, producing MKASEIRKAFLDFFAQRGHSVVKSSSVIPHDDPSLLFTNAGMVQFKRTFLGEEKRPYNRAATSQKCMRAGGKHNDLENVGRTARHHTFFEMLGNFSFGDYFKEDAVEYAWRFLTEDMGLPREKLYATIHEGDSEMRLGPDEEARGFWARYLPADRILTFPTKDNFWSMGDTGPCGPCSEILIDQGAHVGCGKPDCRPGCDCDRFLELWNLVFMQFNRKEDGTMEPLPKPSIDTGMGLERVAAVIQKVPSNYDTDLFAPMRAKIAELSGYRYGTDPEKDVSVKVIADHGRAAAFLIGDGALPSNEGRGYVLRRVLRRALRHGRFLGLDRPFLSEVAVAVMESMQDAYPELLESRNFITRVILNEEERFNETLDNGLRLLQNEIRRLRDEGAGTIPGALIFKLYDTYGFPIDIITDMARDLDFKVDEAGFADLMEKQKEQSRMHWKGSGEREVSEAYRQLSAEGVSTRFVGYDTLSAQSTIAALVRDGQAVEEAPAGTDVEVVTSETPFYGAAGGQVGDQGVIVGPSSRVIVSDTLKLPGDLIVHVGKVESGRLRVGETVRLEVDQALRGDTALHHTATHLLHSVLRRVLGDHVKQAGSMVAPDRLRFDFTHFAAISRDELAEIERLVNEQIRVNRDLQVREMNLDEALKTGAMALFEEKYGDRVRMVEIPGFSRELCGGTHTHRTGDIGLFVVTQEMSIASGVRRIEALAGRRALDYLGRQQSVLHQAAGLLKAGPFEVAERVEKLLANQKQMEKELEALKSSLTSKRSADLLEQAEEVGGVKVLVMRVEADDPKALREMNDRFKERLSSGVTVLGAHQGDKAFLLVGVTPDLTSRVHAGNLIKEIVKTIGGSGGGRPDMAQAGGNRPEKLQDALDLARKLLRERL from the coding sequence ATGAAAGCCAGCGAAATCCGCAAGGCGTTTTTGGATTTTTTCGCTCAACGAGGACATTCCGTCGTCAAGAGCTCGTCCGTGATTCCCCATGACGACCCCAGCCTGCTGTTCACCAACGCGGGCATGGTCCAGTTCAAGCGCACCTTTCTCGGAGAGGAGAAGCGTCCCTACAACCGGGCCGCCACCAGCCAGAAGTGCATGCGCGCGGGCGGCAAGCACAACGACCTGGAAAACGTCGGCCGCACCGCGAGGCATCACACGTTCTTCGAGATGCTGGGGAATTTTTCCTTCGGAGATTATTTCAAGGAGGATGCCGTCGAGTACGCCTGGCGGTTTCTGACCGAAGACATGGGCCTGCCCAGGGAAAAGCTGTACGCCACCATCCATGAGGGGGATTCGGAGATGCGTCTCGGGCCCGACGAGGAAGCCCGTGGGTTCTGGGCGCGTTATTTGCCAGCCGACCGCATCCTCACCTTCCCGACCAAGGACAATTTCTGGTCCATGGGGGATACCGGCCCCTGCGGCCCGTGTTCGGAGATACTCATCGACCAGGGGGCGCACGTTGGCTGCGGAAAACCGGACTGCAGACCGGGGTGTGACTGCGACCGGTTCCTGGAACTCTGGAACCTGGTCTTCATGCAGTTCAACCGCAAGGAAGACGGCACGATGGAACCGCTGCCCAAGCCCAGCATCGATACGGGGATGGGACTGGAGCGGGTCGCCGCGGTCATCCAGAAGGTGCCCTCGAACTACGACACCGACCTGTTCGCGCCCATGAGGGCGAAGATCGCCGAGTTGAGCGGGTACCGCTACGGGACCGATCCGGAAAAGGACGTTTCGGTAAAGGTCATCGCGGACCACGGCAGGGCGGCGGCATTCCTTATCGGCGACGGCGCGCTGCCGAGCAACGAGGGGCGTGGCTACGTCCTGCGCAGGGTGCTGCGCCGGGCTTTGCGTCACGGGCGTTTCCTGGGCCTGGACAGGCCGTTTCTCAGCGAGGTCGCGGTGGCCGTGATGGAGTCCATGCAGGATGCCTACCCGGAACTGCTCGAGAGCAGGAATTTCATCACGCGGGTGATCCTCAACGAGGAAGAGCGGTTCAACGAAACCCTGGACAACGGGCTGCGGCTCCTCCAGAACGAAATCCGCAGGCTCCGGGACGAGGGCGCCGGCACGATCCCCGGGGCGCTCATCTTCAAGCTCTACGACACCTACGGGTTCCCCATCGACATCATCACGGACATGGCCCGGGACCTCGATTTCAAGGTGGATGAGGCGGGCTTCGCGGACCTGATGGAAAAGCAGAAGGAACAATCGCGGATGCACTGGAAGGGGAGCGGCGAACGGGAAGTGTCCGAAGCCTACCGGCAACTGTCCGCCGAAGGCGTATCGACGCGCTTTGTCGGATACGACACCCTTTCCGCTCAATCCACGATCGCGGCGCTGGTCCGCGACGGGCAGGCCGTTGAGGAGGCGCCGGCGGGGACGGACGTCGAGGTCGTCACTTCGGAGACTCCCTTCTACGGAGCCGCGGGCGGGCAGGTCGGCGACCAGGGCGTGATCGTCGGTCCCTCGAGCAGGGTGATCGTGTCCGATACGCTGAAGCTTCCCGGGGATCTCATCGTTCACGTCGGGAAGGTCGAAAGCGGCAGGCTGCGCGTGGGGGAAACGGTGCGGCTCGAGGTGGACCAGGCGTTGCGCGGCGATACCGCGCTGCACCATACGGCCACTCACCTGCTTCACTCGGTCCTGCGCCGGGTGCTCGGAGACCATGTGAAGCAGGCCGGGTCCATGGTGGCCCCGGACCGGCTGCGGTTCGATTTCACCCATTTCGCCGCGATATCGCGCGATGAGCTGGCCGAGATCGAACGGCTCGTCAACGAGCAGATCCGCGTGAACCGGGACCTGCAAGTCCGGGAGATGAATCTCGACGAAGCCCTCAAGACCGGCGCCATGGCCCTTTTCGAGGAAAAATACGGAGACCGGGTCAGGATGGTGGAAATCCCCGGTTTCAGCCGCGAGCTCTGCGGGGGGACCCACACGCACCGGACGGGAGACATCGGCCTGTTCGTCGTCACCCAGGAGATGAGCATCGCCTCGGGGGTCCGCCGCATCGAGGCGCTTGCCGGGCGCCGCGCGTTGGACTACCTGGGCAGGCAGCAAAGCGTCCTCCACCAGGCTGCCGGGTTGCTCAAGGCCGGTCCCTTCGAGGTGGCGGAGCGCGTCGAGAAGCTTCTTGCGAACCAGAAGCAGATGGAAAAAGAGCTGGAAGCCCTGAAGAGCTCCTTGACCAGCAAACGTTCGGCCGACCTGCTCGAGCAGGCTGAAGAGGTGGGCGGGGTCAAGGTGCTGGTGATGCGGGTCGAGGCGGACGATCCGAAGGCCCTGCGGGAAATGAACGATCGATTCAAGGAACGGCTGTCGAGCGGGGTCACCGTCCTGGGGGCGCACCAGGGCGACAAGGCCTTCCTGCTGGTGGGAGTGACGCCTGACCTGACGTCCCGGGTTCATGCCGGGAACCTGATCAAGGAAATCGTCAAGACGATCGGAGGCAGCGGCGGCGGGCGCCCGGACATGGCCCAGGCCGGCGGGAACCGGCCCGAGAAATTGCAGGATGCTCTCGATCTGGCCAGGAAGCTGCTCCGGGAAAGGCTCTGA
- the recA gene encoding recombinase RecA produces MGAVDERQRAIDTAVSQIERMCGKGAIMRLGEGAQNVEIPVISTGCLSLDLALGIGGVARGRIMEIFGPESSGKTTLALHVVAEAQKLGGLAAFIDAEHALDVNYARKLGVQVEDLLISQPDYGEQALEIAEILVRSNAIDVIVVDSVAALVPKAEIEGEMGDPHVGLQARLMSQALRKLVSSISKSRTCVIFINQIRMKIGVMYGSPETTTGGNALKFYATMRLDIRRVGPIKDGQEVVGNRTRVKVVKNKIAPPFREVEFDVVYGRGISREGDILDLAVESGAIEKSGTWYSYSGERLGQGRENAKNFLREHPDLLGELERKLREAHNLRFSPGPVTGAGE; encoded by the coding sequence ATGGGAGCTGTTGACGAGCGTCAGAGGGCCATCGACACGGCGGTGTCTCAAATCGAGCGCATGTGCGGCAAGGGCGCGATCATGCGGCTGGGCGAAGGCGCGCAGAACGTGGAAATTCCCGTGATATCCACCGGCTGCCTGTCACTCGACCTTGCCCTGGGAATCGGCGGGGTGGCTCGAGGCCGGATCATGGAAATTTTCGGGCCGGAATCCTCCGGCAAGACCACCCTGGCGCTTCACGTGGTCGCCGAAGCCCAGAAACTGGGCGGGCTGGCCGCGTTCATCGATGCCGAGCACGCCCTGGACGTCAACTATGCCCGCAAGCTGGGAGTCCAGGTGGAGGATCTCCTGATCAGCCAGCCCGACTACGGCGAGCAGGCCCTGGAGATCGCCGAAATCCTGGTGCGCAGCAATGCCATCGACGTCATCGTGGTGGATTCGGTGGCGGCACTCGTTCCCAAGGCGGAAATCGAAGGGGAGATGGGCGATCCCCATGTGGGGCTGCAGGCAAGGCTCATGAGCCAGGCTTTGCGCAAGCTCGTGTCCAGCATCAGCAAGTCCCGCACGTGCGTCATCTTCATCAACCAGATCCGGATGAAAATCGGGGTCATGTACGGGTCTCCGGAAACCACCACCGGCGGGAACGCGTTGAAGTTTTACGCCACCATGCGGCTGGATATCCGCCGGGTGGGCCCCATCAAGGACGGACAGGAAGTGGTCGGGAACCGCACCCGCGTTAAGGTGGTGAAGAACAAGATCGCGCCTCCCTTCCGGGAGGTCGAGTTCGACGTGGTGTACGGGCGCGGGATTTCCAGGGAAGGGGATATTCTCGACCTTGCCGTCGAATCCGGGGCCATTGAAAAGTCGGGCACCTGGTATTCCTACAGCGGGGAGAGGCTCGGGCAGGGCCGCGAGAACGCCAAGAATTTCCTCAGGGAGCACCCCGACCTGCTGGGTGAGCTGGAACGGAAGCTGCGCGAGGCCCACAATTTGAGGTTTTCACCCGGCCCGGTGACCGGGGCGGGGGAGTAA
- the thpR gene encoding RNA 2',3'-cyclic phosphodiesterase → MIRTFIAVDLPSPVQAVLERFERELRKADATVAWIRPDRIHLTLKFLGNVAPERIPALREALESVSRTVSPFRLQAAGCGAFPTIRQMRVIWVGLRGDADRLGDLKQKIEAATVPLGFESEDRPFKPHLTLGRVKGRGRLSVLQEILMANQSFEAEAFDVAEVVLYKSDLKPDGAQYTPLFRAPFTGRPE, encoded by the coding sequence ATGATTCGAACCTTCATTGCCGTTGATCTGCCGTCTCCCGTGCAGGCGGTCCTGGAGCGCTTCGAGCGGGAACTGCGCAAGGCCGATGCCACCGTGGCATGGATCAGGCCCGATCGCATCCACCTCACCTTGAAATTCCTGGGCAACGTTGCCCCGGAGCGGATTCCGGCGCTCCGGGAAGCGCTCGAATCCGTTTCCCGGACGGTCAGTCCGTTTCGCCTCCAGGCCGCGGGCTGCGGCGCGTTTCCCACCATCAGGCAGATGCGGGTGATCTGGGTGGGGCTTCGTGGGGACGCCGACAGGCTGGGCGATCTGAAGCAAAAAATCGAGGCGGCTACGGTGCCGCTCGGGTTCGAATCCGAAGACCGCCCGTTCAAACCTCACCTGACCCTGGGACGAGTGAAGGGACGCGGGCGTCTGTCCGTGCTCCAGGAAATTCTCATGGCAAATCAATCCTTTGAGGCGGAAGCTTTTGACGTTGCAGAAGTTGTATTGTATAAAAGTGACCTGAAACCGGACGGCGCTCAGTACACGCCGTTGTTCCGGGCCCCATTCACCGGCCGCCCCGAGTGA
- a CDS encoding CinA family nicotinamide mononucleotide deamidase-related protein, with amino-acid sequence MDERPPEISGSLLTIGDEILLGDILNGNARHIALELRNRGFRLDRMITVGDREEDIVSSLVLCLADARFIIVTGGLGPTDDDRTNAAVSRAFDRPLVADEAYVGRLKERLAERGQAWSNEVAKMAELPAGAVKIGLDMAGFFIDHGNVPCYFLPGVPGEMKFLLAEVVIPDLARRFPLRGAYLKEVVRVQGMVESEVNRRLRDLDCRRIGVEIGYLPQGSENWVTLFAVAASEEECRTRIEKVREEVVARLGEKHISGRNDECLEKVVGERLRERGWRMAAAESCTGGLLSTRLTSIAGSSDYFDRAFITYSNQAKQDHLGVSEEMLRVHGAVSEPVALAMAEGACRGARVEVALGITGIAGPAGGSAEKPVGTVCIACVTPKEKRVEKHRFEGVRESIRQSAAQAALLLLWRVLTDDSNLHCR; translated from the coding sequence ATGGATGAACGACCACCTGAAATCAGCGGTTCGCTGCTCACCATCGGAGACGAAATTCTCCTGGGCGACATCCTCAACGGCAACGCGCGTCACATCGCCCTGGAGTTGCGCAACCGGGGCTTTCGCCTCGATCGCATGATCACCGTGGGGGACCGGGAGGAGGATATCGTCTCCAGCCTGGTCCTGTGTCTTGCCGATGCCCGATTTATCATCGTCACGGGCGGCCTGGGGCCCACGGACGACGACCGGACCAACGCGGCAGTGTCCAGGGCGTTCGATCGTCCCCTGGTCGCCGACGAGGCTTACGTCGGGCGGCTCAAAGAGCGGCTGGCCGAACGCGGGCAGGCTTGGTCGAACGAAGTGGCCAAGATGGCCGAGCTTCCGGCCGGAGCGGTCAAGATCGGCCTGGACATGGCGGGGTTCTTCATCGACCATGGGAACGTTCCCTGCTATTTCCTTCCCGGCGTTCCCGGTGAAATGAAGTTCCTGCTTGCCGAAGTCGTGATCCCGGACCTCGCTCGGCGCTTCCCGCTGCGCGGCGCCTACTTGAAAGAGGTCGTGCGGGTTCAGGGCATGGTCGAATCCGAGGTCAACCGGCGCCTGAGGGACCTGGACTGCCGGCGCATCGGGGTCGAAATCGGCTATCTCCCGCAGGGAAGCGAGAACTGGGTCACGCTTTTTGCCGTCGCCGCATCGGAGGAGGAATGCCGCACCCGGATCGAGAAGGTGCGCGAGGAAGTCGTCGCCCGCCTGGGAGAAAAGCACATCAGCGGGCGAAATGACGAATGCCTCGAGAAGGTCGTGGGGGAGAGGCTTCGCGAGCGGGGCTGGCGGATGGCCGCGGCGGAATCCTGCACCGGCGGCCTTCTTTCGACCAGGCTCACTTCCATTGCGGGGTCTTCGGATTACTTCGACCGGGCGTTCATCACGTACAGCAACCAGGCCAAGCAGGACCACCTGGGCGTCTCGGAGGAAATGCTGCGCGTCCACGGGGCGGTGAGCGAGCCGGTTGCCCTGGCCATGGCCGAGGGGGCGTGCCGCGGCGCACGCGTCGAGGTGGCCCTCGGAATCACGGGAATTGCCGGGCCCGCGGGGGGAAGCGCGGAAAAGCCGGTGGGGACCGTCTGCATCGCCTGCGTCACCCCGAAGGAAAAGCGGGTGGAGAAGCACCGGTTCGAGGGTGTGCGGGAAAGCATACGGCAAAGCGCGGCCCAGGCCGCGCTGCTGCTCCTCTGGAGGGTATTGACCGATGATTCGAACCTTCATTGCCGTTGA
- the larC gene encoding nickel pincer cofactor biosynthesis protein LarC, giving the protein MKTAYFDCFSGISGDMVLGALLDLGLPLDVLSGELKKIAVSGYVLSAERERRGSIAGTRVRIDIEDQPARSYREIARLIGESALESPVKEKSLAVFEKLALAEARVHQVPPGDVHFHEVGALDSILDIVGAAIGLHHLGIERLCASRVPLGGGFVETRHGLLPLPAPATVLLLEGVPVYDNGIQRELTTPTGAAILAALAESFGPVPDMVVRSTGYGVGTHPCADPPNLLRVLVGEASPGLLRRRLLLIETSIDDMNPEFYGHVMERLFDAGALDVNLVPAQMKKNRPAVILRVLLEPALQAAVTEIVFRETTSLGVRIQEVDRVELPREIGEVDTPYGRCRVKWVRTPWGERRATPEYEDCKRIALEQGVPIRRIYEEVLAAAGRGQ; this is encoded by the coding sequence ATGAAGACCGCCTATTTCGACTGTTTTTCGGGAATCAGCGGGGACATGGTGCTGGGCGCGCTGCTGGACCTCGGGCTTCCGTTGGACGTGCTCTCCGGAGAGCTGAAGAAGATCGCCGTGAGCGGGTACGTCCTCTCGGCGGAACGGGAGCGTCGCGGCTCCATTGCGGGCACTCGGGTGCGCATCGACATCGAAGACCAGCCCGCCCGGTCCTACCGGGAGATCGCGCGCCTCATCGGCGAAAGCGCCCTGGAGAGCCCCGTCAAGGAAAAAAGCCTCGCCGTTTTCGAAAAGCTGGCCCTGGCGGAAGCCAGGGTCCACCAGGTGCCCCCGGGGGATGTGCATTTCCACGAGGTCGGGGCGCTCGATTCCATCCTGGACATCGTGGGGGCCGCCATCGGATTGCATCACCTGGGGATCGAGCGGCTGTGCGCCTCGCGGGTCCCGCTCGGCGGAGGCTTCGTGGAAACGCGTCACGGGCTTCTGCCGCTGCCCGCGCCGGCGACGGTCCTGCTCCTGGAAGGCGTTCCCGTCTACGACAACGGCATTCAAAGGGAGCTGACGACTCCCACCGGCGCCGCGATCCTGGCGGCCCTGGCGGAGTCCTTCGGGCCGGTTCCGGACATGGTGGTCCGCTCCACCGGCTACGGGGTCGGGACGCACCCTTGCGCCGACCCTCCCAACCTGCTGCGGGTCCTCGTGGGAGAGGCCTCCCCGGGCCTCCTCAGGCGGCGCCTCCTGCTCATCGAAACCAGTATCGACGACATGAACCCGGAATTTTACGGTCATGTCATGGAGCGGCTTTTCGACGCCGGGGCGCTCGACGTGAACCTTGTCCCCGCGCAGATGAAAAAGAACCGTCCGGCGGTGATCCTGCGCGTGCTTCTCGAACCCGCATTGCAGGCGGCGGTCACCGAAATTGTCTTCAGGGAGACGACCTCGCTCGGCGTGCGGATCCAGGAAGTGGATCGTGTGGAGCTTCCTCGGGAAATCGGCGAGGTCGATACCCCGTATGGCCGCTGCCGCGTCAAGTGGGTCCGCACCCCCTGGGGGGAACGGCGGGCGACGCCCGAGTACGAGGACTGCAAGCGGATCGCCCTGGAGCAGGGAGTTCCCATCCGTAGAATTTACGAGGAAGTCCTGGCCGCGGCCGGCCGAGGACAATAG
- a CDS encoding Eco57I restriction-modification methylase domain-containing protein gives MLKLLEHADSVRKEVGRHISQEHKSDLGQFMTPATVARFMASLFSSSTLSTGRVLDAGAGVGSLSGAFLDRVVRGGFAFRRVEVTAFEIDARLRNHLSRTLANYHGEFTLDASVVAGDFIEEAVQMILNGGPCFTHAILNPPYKKINSASRHRSLLRQVGIETVNLYSAFVALAVRLMQPGGQIVAIIPRSFCNGPYYRPFRELILARTAIKHIHLFDARDRAFKDDDVLQENIIILLERDARQGIVTVTTSTDDRFFDIRSHDYPFGRIVFQDDPEHFIHIPTSPEQNQIECSPLISCSLADTGLEVSTGPVVDFRLRAHLRKMPEKGTVPLLYPCHFSGYVVDWPKSGAKKPNAILRNPETERWLYPNGCYVVVKRFSSKEEKRRIVASVVYPDAFDSPVLGLENHLNVFHRGRQGLPEDLARGLSVFLNSTQIDEQFRRFSGHTQVNATDLRLLKYPSREVLTRLGLWAKAQGLLTQDGIDKKIESLACGKKTI, from the coding sequence ATGCTGAAGTTGCTCGAACACGCCGATAGTGTCCGCAAAGAGGTCGGGCGGCATATAAGTCAAGAGCACAAATCCGATCTGGGCCAATTCATGACGCCCGCGACGGTCGCCCGTTTTATGGCCTCGTTGTTTTCTTCTTCAACCCTGAGCACAGGGAGGGTCTTGGATGCCGGCGCAGGTGTAGGTTCATTATCGGGGGCTTTTCTTGATCGTGTTGTCCGCGGAGGCTTTGCCTTTCGCCGAGTCGAGGTCACGGCTTTTGAAATAGACGCAAGGTTGCGGAATCACTTGTCCCGGACACTTGCGAACTATCATGGCGAATTTACTCTGGATGCATCCGTCGTTGCGGGGGATTTCATTGAAGAGGCCGTACAGATGATCTTGAATGGAGGCCCGTGTTTTACTCACGCTATCCTGAATCCGCCATACAAAAAGATCAACAGTGCTTCCCGTCACCGCTCATTGCTGCGGCAGGTGGGCATTGAAACGGTCAATCTCTATTCCGCGTTTGTGGCTCTTGCCGTGAGACTAATGCAGCCGGGCGGTCAGATCGTTGCGATCATTCCCCGGAGCTTCTGCAACGGCCCCTACTATCGGCCCTTCCGGGAGCTCATTCTAGCCAGGACGGCTATCAAGCATATTCACTTGTTCGACGCTCGTGATCGCGCCTTCAAAGATGACGATGTTTTGCAGGAGAACATCATCATTTTGCTTGAGCGCGATGCCAGGCAAGGCATCGTAACCGTCACTACGTCGACCGATGATCGTTTCTTCGATATCCGCAGTCATGACTATCCGTTTGGCCGGATTGTTTTTCAGGACGATCCCGAGCACTTCATTCACATTCCGACATCCCCCGAGCAGAACCAAATCGAGTGTTCACCGCTTATCAGTTGTTCACTGGCCGATACTGGCCTTGAGGTCTCCACGGGGCCGGTTGTGGATTTCAGGTTAAGAGCTCATCTCCGAAAAATGCCTGAAAAAGGCACAGTGCCCCTCCTGTATCCTTGTCATTTCTCGGGATATGTCGTTGACTGGCCGAAATCGGGAGCGAAGAAACCCAACGCTATTCTTCGAAACCCCGAGACTGAAAGATGGCTGTATCCTAACGGCTGTTACGTCGTAGTTAAACGGTTTTCATCCAAGGAAGAGAAGCGTCGCATTGTGGCTAGCGTTGTTTATCCTGATGCCTTCGATAGCCCCGTGCTCGGTTTGGAAAATCACTTGAACGTTTTTCACCGGGGAAGACAGGGCCTTCCGGAGGATTTAGCTCGGGGTTTGTCGGTGTTTCTCAATTCCACTCAGATTGATGAGCAATTTCGACGGTTCAGCGGCCATACGCAAGTGAATGCGACCGATTTGAGGTTGCTCAAATATCCGAGCCGCGAAGTATTGACCCGTCTCGGCCTTTGGGCCAAGGCTCAAGGCCTCTTGACGCAAGACGGAATTGACAAAAAAATAGAAAGTTTGGCATGCGGAAAAAAGACAATATAG